Genomic DNA from Gorilla gorilla gorilla isolate KB3781 chromosome 13, NHGRI_mGorGor1-v2.1_pri, whole genome shotgun sequence:
AAGACTGGCTAATGTTTGGTAACTCTCTGGAGTAGACAGCACTACATGTACGTAAGATAGGTACATAAACAACTATTGGTTTTGACCTGATTTTTTTCAGCTGCATTTGCATGTATGGATTTTTCTCACCAAAGACGATGACTTCAAGTGTTAGTAAAATAATTGTACAGCTCTCCTGATTATACTTCTCTGTGACATTTCATTTCCCAGGCTATTTCTTTTGGTAGGATTTAAAACTAAGCAATTGGGTATGATCtttgtccttcattttctttcttattctttttgtttgtttgtttgtttttttcttgaggcagagtctctctctgtcgcccaggctggagtgcagtggcgccatctcagctcattgcaacctctgccccctccgggttcaagagattctcctgcctcagcctcccgagtagctgggattataggtgtccaccaccacacccggctaattttttgtatttttagtagaggtggggtttcaccatgttggccaggctggtcttgagctcctgacctcaggtgatccacctgcctcggcctaccaaagagctgggataacaggcgtgacccaccatgcccggcccattttttttttcttattctgttagGAGTGAGAGTGTAACTAGCAGTATAATAGTTCAATTTTCACAACGTGGTAAAAGTTTCCCTATAATTCAATCAGATTTTGCTCCAGGGTTCAGTTCTGTTTTaggaaatacttttattttcagtttaatgaTGAAATATTAGAGTTGTAATATTGCCTTTATGATTATCCACCTTTTTAAcctaaaagaatgaaagaaaaatatgtttacaatataattttatgGTTGTATGTTAACTTAATTCATTATGTTGGCCTCCAGTTTGCTGTTGTTAGTTATGACAGCAGTAGTGTCATTACCATTTCAATTCAGATTACATTCCTATATTTGATCATTGTAAACTGACTgcttaaattgtatttaaaacaGTGGCTATTTTAAAGAAGCTGTACGGCTTATATCCAGTGCTGTCTCTTAAGACTATTAAATTGATAcaacatatttaaaagtaaatattacctaaatgaatttttgaaattaaaaatacacgtGTTAAAACTGTCTTTGTGTTCAACCATTTCTGTACATACTTAGAGTTAACTGTTTTGCCAGGCTCTATGCCTACTCATAATATGATAAAAGCACTCATCTAATGCTCTGTAAATAGAATTCTGTCAGTGCTTTCCATCAGACTGAACTCTCTTGACAAGATGTGGATGAAATTCTTTAAGTAAAATTGTTTACTTTGTCATACATTTACAGATCAAATGTTAGCTCCCAAAGCAATCATATGACAAAGAGAGGTATATCATAGTTTGGCTATTAGCTGCTTTGTATTGCTATTATTATAAATAGACTTCACAGTTTTAGACTTGCTTAGGTGAAATTGCAATTCTTTTTACTTTCAGTCTTAGATAACAAGTCTTCAATTATAGTACAATCACACATTGCTTAggaatgcatcattaggcaattttgtcattatgcaaacatcatagagtgtacttacacaaacctagatagtatagcctTTATGTACCTAGGCCATATGGTAtagtctattgctcctaggccacaaacctgtacagctgttactgtactgaatactatagacAGTTGTAACAGTGGTAAATATTTATCTAAATATAtgcaaacatagaaaaggtacagtaaaagtaTGGTATGAAAGATAATGGTATACCTGTGTAGGCCATTTACCacgaatggagcttgcaggactagaagttgctctgggtgagtcagtgagtgagtggtgaattAATGTGAAGGCCTAGAACATTACTGTACaccactgtagactttataaacacagtACGCTGAAGCTACACCAAATTTATCTTAACAgtttttcttcaataaaaaattataactttttaactttgtaaactttttaattttttaacttttaaaatacttagcttgaaacacaaatacattgtatagctatacaaaaatattttttctttgtatccttATTCTagaagcttttttctatttttaatttttttttttttacttgttagtcgtttttgttaaaaactaaaacacacacactttcACCTAGGCATAGACAGGATTAGGATCATCGGTATCACTCCCACCCCActgccttccacctccacatcttgtcccactggaaggttcttaggggcaataacacacatgTAGCTGTCACCTCCTATGATAACAGTGCTTTCTGttgaatacctcctgaaggatttgcctgaggctgttttacatttaacttaaaaaaaaaaaaagtagaaggagtacactctaaaataacaataaaaggcATAGTATAGTGAATACATAAACCAGCAATGTAGTAGTTTATTATCAAGTGTTGTACACTgtaataattgtatgtgctatactttaaATAACTTGCAAAATAGTACTAAGACCTTATGATGGTTACAGTGTCACTAAGGCAATAGCATATTTTCAGGTCCATTGTAATCtaatgggaccaccatcatatatgcagtctaCCATTGACTGAAACGTTACATGGCACATAACTGTATTTGCAAGAATGATTTGTTTTACATTAATATCACATAGGATGTACCTTTTTAGAGTGATATGTTTATGTGGATTAAGACGTACAAGTTGAGCAAGGGGACCAAGAGCCCTGGGTTCTGTCTTGGATGTGAGCGTTTATGTTCTCATCATGTCTGTTTTCTCGTTAAATTCAAAGGCTTGAACAGGCCCTATTTAGCCCTTCTGTTTTCTACGTGTTCTAAATAACTAAAGCTTTTAAATTCTAGCCATTTAGTGTAGAACTCTCTTTGCAGTGATAAAATGCTGTATTGGTTTCTTGGCtagcatattaaatatatttatctttgtcTTGATACTTCAATGTCGTTTTAAACATCAGGATCAGGCTTCAGTATTCTCGTAACCAGAGAGTTCACTGAGGATACGGGACTGTTTGCCGATTTTTTGTTATGGCTCCAGACTTgtggtatttccatgtcttttttttttttttttttttttttgaccttttaGTGGCTTTAAAGTATTTCTGTTGTTAGGTGTTGTATTACTTTTCTAAGATTActgtaacaaagcaccacaaactgagtggctttaaacaacagcaatttattctctcacaattctAGAAGCTAGAAGTCCGAAATCAAAGTGTTGACGAGGCATGATCTTCAAGAAAGAAGactctttccttgcctcttcctggcttctggaGATTACCAGCAATCCTGAGTGTTCCTTTCTTGCCTTGTAGTTTGAACAATCCAGTATCTGCCTtttgtcttcacatggctgtctaccctttgtctctgtgtctccaaATCTCTCTCCTTATAAACACAGCAGTTATTGGATTAGGCCCCACTGTAATCCAGTATGCCCCCTTTTTAACATGATTACACTTATTTCTAggtaaggtcacattcacataCACCAAGGGTTAGGAattgaacatatctttttgggggacacaattcaacccacaagtGTCAGTCTCTAGCTGAGCCTTTCccttcctgtttttctcctttttagttGCTATGGGTTAGGGGCCAAATCTCCAGTCATACTAGAATTGCACATGGACTGGATAGTTGGGAATACTGCGGGTCTATTCTATGATCTTTAGTATGTAACATTTAATATCAGTATAAAGAAGCCCTTTTTTTagttcattatttctttgaatttctaaATGTATGCCCTGAATATAAGTAACAAGTTACTATGTCTTGTAAAATGATCATATCAACAAACATTTGATGTGCACCTACTGTGCTAGTTGAATGTCTTTATCCTGATAGGAGATAACAGGATTCCACATCTTTGACTTAAGAGGACAAACCAAATATGTCTAAATCATTTGGGGTTTTAATGGATATCTTTAAATTGCTGAACCTAATCATTGGTTTCATATGTCATTGTTTAGATATCTCCGGAGCATTTGGATAATGTGACagttggaatgcagtgatgtcGACTCTTTGCCCACCGCCATCTCCAGCTGTTGCCAAGACAGAGATTGCTTTAAGTGGCGAATCACCTTTATTAGCAGCTACTTTTGCTTACTGGGACAATATTCTTGGTCCTAGAGTAAGGCACATTTGGGCTCCAAAGACAGAACAGTTACTTCTCAGTGATGGAGAAATAACTTTTCTTGCCAACCACACTCTAAATGGAGAAATCCTTCGAAATGCAGAGAGTGGTGCTATAGATGTAAAGTTTTTTGTCTTGTCTGAGAAGGGAGTGATTATTGTTTCATTAATCTTTGATGGAAACTGGAATGGGGATCGCAGCACATATGGACTATCAATTATACTTCCACAGACAGAACTTAGTTTCTACCTCCCACTTCATAGAGTGTGTGTTGATAGATTAACACATATAATCCGGAAAGGAAGAATATGGATGCATAAGGTAAGTGATTTTTCAGCTTATTAATCATGTTAACCTATCTGTTGAAAGCTTATTTTCTGATACatataaatcttatttttttaattacatgcagTGAACATCAAACAATAgatgttatttattttgcatttaccCTATTAGATACAAATACATCTGGTCTGATACCTGTCATCTTTGTATTAACTGTGGAAGGTACGAAATGGTAGCTCCACATTATAGATGAAAAGCTAAAGCTTAGACAAATAAAGAAACTTTTAGATCCTGGATTCTTCTTGGGAGCCTTTGACTCTAATACCTTTTGTTTCCCTTTCATTGCACAATTCTGTCTTTCACGTACTACTATGTGTAAGTATAACAGTTCAAAGTAATAGTTTCATAAGCTGTTGGTCATGTAGCCTTTGGTCTCTTTAACCTCTTTGCCAAGTTCCCAGGTTCATAAAATGAGGAGGTTGAATGGAATGGTTCCCAAGAGAATTCCTTTTAATCTTACAGAAATTATTGTTTTCCCCTAAATCCTGTAGTTGAATATATAATGGTATTTACATTTCAATATAGTTTTGATGTATCTAAAGAACACATTGAATTCTCCTTCCTGTGTTCCAGTTTGATACTAACCTGAAAGTCCATTAAGCATTACCAGTTTTAAAAGGCTTTTGCCCAAtagtaaggaaaaataatatcttttaaaagaataattttttactaTGTTTGTAGGCTTACTTCCTTTTTTCTCACGTTATGAAACTCTTAAAATCAggagactcttttaaacaacatCATAATGTTTAATTTGAAAAGTGCAagtcattcttttcctttttgaaactATGCAGATGTTACATTGACTGTTTTCTGTGAAGTTATCTTTTTTTCACTGCAGAATAAAGGTTGTTTTGATTTTATCTTGTATTGTTTATGAGAACATGCATTTGTTGGGTTAATTTCCTACCCCTGCCCCCATTTTTCCCCTAAGTAGAAAGTATTTTTCTTGTGAACTAAATTACTACACAAGAACATGTCTATTGAAAAATAAGCAAGTATCAAAATGTTGtgggttgtttttttaaataaattttctcttgctcaggaaagacaagaaaatgtCCAGAAGATTATCTTAGAAGGCACAGAGAGAATGGAAGATCAGGTATACGCAAATTGCATACTGTCAAATGTTTTTCTCACGGCATGTATCTGTATAAGGTTGATGGCTACATTTGTCAAGGCCTTAGAGACATACAGAATAAGCCTTTAATGGAGCTTTTATGGAGGTGTACAGAATAAACTGGAGGAAGATTTCCATATCTTAAACCCGAAGAGTTAAATCAGTAAACAGAGGAAAATAGTAATTGCATCTGCAAATTAATATttgctcccttttttttttctgtttgcccAGAATAAATTTTGGATAACTTGttcatagtaaaaataaaaaaagttgtcTGTCATATGTTCTTTAAGGTACTACTTCTCGAACCTTTCCCTAGAAGTAGCTGTAACAGAAGGAGAGCGTATGTACCCCTAAGGTATCTGTCTGGGGTATAGGCCCAGCTCCACACAATATTTCTTTTAAGTCTTATGTTGTATCGTTAAGACTCAtgcaatttacattttattccataactattttaatattaaaatttgtcAGTGATATTTCTTACTCTCTCCTCTGGGAAAATGTGCCATGTTTATCCCTTGGCTTTGAATGCCCCTCAGGAACAGACACTAGAGTTTGAGAAGCATGGTTACAAGGGTGTGGCTTCCCCTGCGGAAACTAAGTACAGACTATTGCAGTGTAAAGCAGAGAAGTTCTTTTGAAGGAGAATCTCCAGTGAAGAAAGAGTTCTTCACTTTTACTTCCATTTCCTCTTGTGGGTGACCCTCAATGCTCCTTGTAAAACTCCAATATTTTAAACATGGCTGTTTtgcctttctttgcttctttttagcATGAATGAGACAGATGATACTTtagaaaagtaattaaaaaaaaaacttgtgaaaATACATGGCCATAATACAGAACCCAATACAGTGATCTCCTTTACCAAATTGTTTTGTTTGTACTTTTGTAGATAGCTTTCCAATTCAGAGACAGTTATTCTGTGTAAAGGTCTGACTTAACAAGAAAAGATTTCCCTTTACCCAAAGATTCCCAGTCCTTATTTGCTGGTCAATAAGCAGGGTCCCCAGGAATGGGGTAACTTTCAGCACCCTCTAACCCACTAGTTATTAGTAGACTAATTAAGTAGACTTATCGCAAGTTGAGGAAACTTAGAACCAACTAAAATTCTGCTTTTACTgggattttgttttttcaaaccAGAAACCTTTACTTAAGTTGACTACTATTAATGAATTTTGGTCTCTCTTTTAAGTGCTCTTCTTAAAAATGTTATCCTACTGCTGAGAAGTTCAAGTTTGAGAAGTACAAGGAGGAATAGAAACTTGAGAGATTTTCTTTTAGAGCCTCTTCTGTATTTAGccctgtaggatttttttttttttttttttggtgttgttgAGCTTCAGTGAGGCTATTCATTCACTTATACTGATAATGTCTGAGATACTGTGAATGAAATACTATGTATGCTTAAACCTaagaggaaatattttcccaaaatTATTCTTCCCGAAAAGGAAGAGTTGCCTTTTAAATGAGTTGTTGCAAATCTCACAACGACTTTATTTTGAACAATACTGTTTGGGGATGATGCATTAGTTTGAAACAACTTCGGTTGTAGCTGTCATCTGATAAAATTGCTTCACGGGGAAGGAAATTTAACATGGATCTAGTCATTATTCTTGTTAGATTGAATATGTGAATTGTAATTGTAAACAGGCATGAtgattattactttaaaaactaaaaacagtgaATAGTTAGTTGTGGAGGTTACTaaaggatgattttttttaaataaaactttcagCATTATGCAAATGGGCATATGGCTTAGGATAAAACTTCCAGAAGTAGCATCACATTTAAATTCTCAAGCAACTTAATAATATGGGGCTCTGAAAAACTGGTTAAGGTTACTCCAAAAATGGCCCTGGGTCTGACAAAGATTCTAACTTAAAGATGCTTATGAAGACTTTGAGTAAAATCATTTCATAAAATAGGTGAGGAAAAACAACTAGTATTAAATTCGTCTTAAATaatgtatgattttaaaaatatgtttagctAAAAATTCATAGACATTTGACAATTTCATTTATATCTCAAAAAATTTACTTAACCAAGTTGGTCACAAAATTGATAAGACTGgtggtggtagtgaataaatgAGGGACCACCCATATTTGAGACACTTTACATTTGTGATGTGTTATACTGAATTTTCAGTTTGATTCTATAAACTACAAATTTCAAAATTACAATTTCAAGATGTAATAAGTAGTAATATTATCTTGAAATAGCTCTAAAgggaatttttctgttttattgattcttaaaatatatgtgctgattttgatttgcatttgggTAGATTATACTTTTATGAGTATGGAGGTTAGGTATTGATTCAAGTTTTCGTTACCTATTTGGTAAGGATTTCAAAGTCTTTTTGTGCTtggttttcctcatttttaaatatgaaatatattgatGACCTTtaattaacaaattttttttatctcAAATTTTAAAGGAGATCTTTTCTAAAAGAGGCATGATGACTTAATCATTGCATGTAACAGTAAACGATAAACCAATGATTCCATACTCTCTAAAGAATAAAAGTGAGctttagggccgggcatggtcagaaatttgacaccagcctggccaacatggtgaaaccccgtctctactaaaaatacaaaaatcagccgagcatggtggcggcacctatagtcccagctacttgggaggatgagacaggagagtcacttgaacccgggaggagaggttgcagtgaactgagatcacgccattgcattccagcctgggcaacgaaagcaaaactccatttcaaaaaaaaaaaaaaaaaaagaaaagaaagaataaaagtgagCTTTGGATTGCATATAAATCCTTCAGACACGTAGTAGACTTGCTTGATACTGTGTTTGAACAAATTACGAAGTATTTTCATCAAAGAATGTTATTgtttgatgttatttttattttttattgcccaGCTTCTCTCATATTACGTGATTTTCTTCACTTCATGTCACTTTATTGTGCAGGGTCAGAGTATTATTCCAATGCTTACTGGAGAAGTGATTCCTGTAATGGAACTGCTTTCATCTATGAAATCACACAGTGTTCCTGAAGAAATAGATGTAAGTTTAAATGAGAGCAATTATACGCTTTATCAGTTTTTTGGGGTTATAgtattattatgtatattattaatattctaattttaataCTAAGCACTTTGTCATACATACTATTCACATACAGTATTAGCCACTTTAGCAAATAAGCACACACAAAATCCTGGATTTCATGGCAAAACAGAGGCATTTTTGATCAGTGATGacaaaattaaattcattttgtttatttcattacttttataattCCTAAAAGTGGGAGGATCCCAGGTCTTATAGGAgcaattaatatttaatgtagTGCCTTTTGAAACAAAACTGTGTGCCAAAGCAGTAACCATTAATGGAAGTTTACTTGTAGTCATAAATTTAGTTTCCTTAATCATTTGTTGACACACTGTGAGTGTTAAGAGATACCTTTAGGAAACTATTCttgttgttttctgattttgtCATTTAGGTTAGTCTCCTGATTCTGACAGCTCAGAACAGGAAGTTGTTCTTGTAAAAATTGTTTAACCTGCTTGACCAGCTTTCACATTTGTTCTTCTGAAGTTTGTGGTAGTGCACAGAGATTGTTTTATGGGGAGTCTTGATTCTGGGAAATGAAGGCAGTGTGTTATATTGAATCCAGACTTCAGAAAACTTGtatattaaaattgttatttCAACACTATGTTAcaaccagactaatttttttattttttgatgcattTTAGATAGCTGATACAGTACTCAATGATGATGATATTGGTGACAGTTGTCATGAAGGCTTTCTTCTCAAgtaagaatttttcttttcataaaagctGGATGAAGCAGATACCATCTTATGCTCACCTATGACaagatttggaagaaagaaaataacagactGTCTACTTAGATTGTTCTAGGGACAACATTACGTATTTGAACTGTTGcttaaatttgtgttatttttcactcattatatttctataatatatttggtgttattCCATTTGCTATTTAAAGAAACCGAGTTTCCATCCCAGACAAGAAATCATGGCCCCTTGCTTGATTCTGGTTTCTTGTTTTACTTCTCATTAAAGCTAACAGAATCCTTTCAAATTAAGTTGTACTGTAGATGAACTTAAGTTATTTAGGCGTAGAacaaaattattcatatttatacTGATCTTTTTCCATCCAGCAGTGGAGTTTAGTACTTAAGAGTTTGTGCCCTTAAACCAGACTCCCTGGATTAATGCTGTGTACCCGTGGGCAAGGTACCTGAATTCTCTATAcacctatttcctcatctgtaaaatggcaataatagtaatagtacctAATGTGTAGGGTTGTTATAAGCATTGAGtaagataaataatataaagcacttagaacagtgcctggaacataaaaacacttaataatagctaatagctaacatttcctatttacatttcttctagaaatagccaatatttgttgagtgcgTACATGTTAGTTCCTTTACTAgttgctttacatgtattatcttatATTCTGTTTTAAAGTTTCTTCACAGTTACAGATTTTcatgaaattttacttttaaaaaaaaagaagtaaaaggatAAAGTATTCACTTTTATGTTCACAGTCTTTTCCTTTAGGCTCATGATGGCGTATCAGAGGCATGAGTGTGTTTAACCTAAGAGCCTTAATGGCTTGAATCAGAAGCACTTTAGTCCTGTATCTGTTCAGTGTCAGCCTTTCATACATCATTTAAAATCCCATTTGACTTTAAgtaagtcacttaatctctctacATGTCAAtttcttcagctataaaatgatggtatttcaataaataaatacattaattaaatgATATTATACTGACTAATTGGACTGTTTTAAGGCTCAATAAGAAAATTTCTGTGAAAGGTCTCTAGAAAATGCAGGTTCCTATACAAATAAAAGATAACATTGTGCTTATAGCTTCGGTGTTTATCATGTAAAGCTATTCTGAGTTATTTGAAGAGCTcacctacttttttttgtttttagtttgttaAATTGTTTTATAGGCAATGtttttaatctgttttctttAACTTACAGTGCCATCAGCTCACACTTGCAAACCTGTGGCTGTTCCGTTGTAGTAGGTAGCAGTGCAGAGAAAGTAAATAAGGTAGTTTATTTTATAATCTAGCAAATGATTTGACTCTTTAAGACTGATGATATATCATGGATTGTCATTTAAATGGTAGGTTGCAATTAAAATGCTCTAGTAGTAAGAGGAGGCATCATGTAATCTCATCAAATTGCTAAGACACCTTGTGGTAACAGTGAGTTTGAAATAAACTGAATAGGAATCATTTATCAGTTTATTTTGATAGCTCGTAAATACCAGTGTCAGTTGTGTATAAATGGTTTTGAGAATATATTAAaatcagatatttaaaaaaaattactcttcTATTTCCCAATGctatctttaacaaacctgaagGTAGTCATGTACTTTTGATAGTAGTTCCAAAga
This window encodes:
- the C9orf72 gene encoding guanine nucleotide exchange factor C9orf72 homolog isoform X2; the encoded protein is MSTLCPPPSPAVAKTEIALSGESPLLAATFAYWDNILGPRVRHIWAPKTEQLLLSDGEITFLANHTLNGEILRNAESGAIDVKFFVLSEKGVIIVSLIFDGNWNGDRSTYGLSIILPQTELSFYLPLHRVCVDRLTHIIRKGRIWMHKERQENVQKIILEGTERMEDQGQSIIPMLTGEVIPVMELLSSMKSHSVPEEIDIADTVLNDDDIGDSCHEGFLLNAISSHLQTCGCSVVVGSSAEKVNKDSTGSFVLPFRQVMYAPYPTTHIDVDVNTVKQMPPCHEHIYNQRRYMRSELTAFWRATSEEDMAQDTIIYTDESFTPDLNIFQDVLHRDTLVKAFLDQVFQLKPGLSLRSTFLAQFLLVLHRKALTLIKYIEDDTQKGKKPFKSLRNLKIDLDLTAEGDLNIIMALAEKIKPGLHSFIFGRPFYTSVQERDVLMTF
- the C9orf72 gene encoding guanine nucleotide exchange factor C9orf72 homolog isoform X4, coding for MSTLCPPPSPAVAKTEIALSGESPLLAATFAYWDNILGPRVRHIWAPKTEQLLLSDGEITFLANHTLNGEILRNAESGAIDVKFFVLSEKGVIIVSLIFDGNWNGDRSTYGLSIILPQTELSFYLPLHRVCVDRLTHIIRKGRIWMHKERQENVQKIILEGTERMEDQGQSIIPMLTGEVIPVMELLSSMKSHSVPEEIDIADTVLNDDDIGDSCHEGFLLNAISSHLQTCGCSVVVGSSAEKVNKDSTGSFVLPFRQVMYAPYPTTHIDVDVNTVKQMPPCHEHIYNQRRYMRSELTAFWRATSEEDMAQDTIIYTDESFTPDLNIFQDVLHRDTLVKAFLDQVFQLKPGLSLRSTFLAQFLLVLHRKALTLIKYIEDDTREKSPLNLFGT
- the C9orf72 gene encoding guanine nucleotide exchange factor C9orf72 homolog isoform X1 gives rise to the protein MSTLCPPPSPAVAKTEIALSGESPLLAATFAYWDNILGPRVRHIWAPKTEQLLLSDGEITFLANHTLNGEILRNAESGAIDVKFFVLSEKGVIIVSLIFDGNWNGDRSTYGLSIILPQTELSFYLPLHRVCVDRLTHIIRKGRIWMHKERQENVQKIILEGTERMEDQGQSIIPMLTGEVIPVMELLSSMKSHSVPEEIDIADTVLNDDDIGDSCHEGFLLNAISSHLQTCGCSVVVGSSAEKVNKIVRTLCLFLTPAERKCSRLCEAESSFKYESGLFVQGLLKDSTGSFVLPFRQVMYAPYPTTHIDVDVNTVKQMPPCHEHIYNQRRYMRSELTAFWRATSEEDMAQDTIIYTDESFTPDLNIFQDVLHRDTLVKAFLDQVFQLKPGLSLRSTFLAQFLLVLHRKALTLIKYIEDDTQKGKKPFKSLRNLKIDLDLTAEGDLNIIMALAEKIKPGLHSFIFGRPFYTSVQERDVLMTF
- the C9orf72 gene encoding guanine nucleotide exchange factor C9orf72 homolog isoform X3, which translates into the protein MSTLCPPPSPAVAKTEIALSGESPLLAATFAYWDNILGPRVRHIWAPKTEQLLLSDGEITFLANHTLNGEILRNAESGAIDVKFFVLSEKGVIIVSLIFDGNWNGDRSTYGLSIILPQTELSFYLPLHRVCVDRLTHIIRKGRIWMHKERQENVQKIILEGTERMEDQGQSIIPMLTGEVIPVMELLSSMKSHSVPEEIDIADTVLNDDDIGDSCHEGFLLNAISSHLQTCGCSVVVGSSAEKVNKIVRTLCLFLTPAERKCSRLCEAESSFKYESGLFVQGLLKDSTGSFVLPFRQVMYAPYPTTHIDVDVNTVKQMPPCHEHIYNQRRYMRSELTAFWRATSEEDMAQDTIIYTDESFTPDLNIFQDVLHRDTLVKAFLDQVFQLKPGLSLRSTFLAQFLLVLHRKALTLIKYIEDDTREKSPLNLFGT